A DNA window from Cutaneotrichosporon cavernicola HIS019 DNA, chromosome: 2 contains the following coding sequences:
- a CDS encoding uncharacterized protein (Belongs to the major facilitator superfamily. Sugar transporter (TC 2.A.1.1) family) — protein sequence MSTTPTTDHTPGGHEEKIAKRLRESITDHEDGFETPPIDWDEAARFQPSKLKGNSLTYMVAFVAGTGFTLFGYDQGVMSGMLTLPIFLKQFPSTATEAGFGGGNANAATLQSFMVAIYEIGCLVGALSNLWVGDKLGRKHTIALGGFIMTIGAILQTTAFTYAHMLVARVVTGIGNGLLTSTVPAYQSECAKPHRRGQLVLWMGSLITFGIMISYWINLGCYFIDNDAAWRFPMAFQIVFAIIMIGCIYGFRLPDSPRWLVSKGRYAEAVAVLAALDNTTVDDPEIRRTFHGIVDSAQQESKEKFSVRELMSHGKTQHFRRTLLGFLAQMFQQISGINLITYYLTTVLGGMGLGPVMSRTIAGVNGTVYFLTSIAALFMVERFGRRPLMVWTALLQAATFAILAGLYKEVSDGNKAAQGVSVLMLFLFNTWFSIGWLGMTWLYPAEVTPLRIRAPANAVSTASNWLFNFMVVMATGPMFAKIGWGTYAFFAAMNGIIIFPVVYLYFPETKKYSLEELDIIFAKAHNERRNPVTVSLEGDIPPAGSREAEQILGRTIRAEKMEDGGFGRRLSRVISGPAEGRRLSREHV from the exons ATGTCGACAACGCCTACGACCGACCACACTCCCGGGGGACACGAAGAGAAGATTGCGAAGCGGTTGCGCGAGTCGATCACCGATCACGAGGACGGCTTCGAGACGCCTCCTATCGACTGGGATGAGGCGGCACGCTTCCAGCcctccaagctcaaggGCAACTCTCTGACTTACATGGTCGCTTTTGTTGCGGGTACCGGCTTCACCCTCTTCGGTTACGACCAGGGTGTCATGTCCG GTATGCTCACCCTTCCGATCTTCCTTAAGCAGTTCCCGAGCACCGCGACCGAGGCCGGTttcggcggcggcaacgcCAACGCGGCGACGCTCCAGTCATTTATGGTTGCGATTTACGAGATTGGCTGTCTTGTGGGCGCCCTGTCCAACCTCTGGGTTGGTGACAAGCTGGGTCGCAAGCACAcgatcgcgctcggcggctTCATCATGACTATCGGCGCCATTCTCCAAACCACGGCTTTCACGTACGCGCACATGCTCGTTGCTCGCGTCGTCACCGGTATCGGAAACGGTCTCCTCACCTCGACAGTCCCCGCTTACCAGTCCGAGTGCGCCAAGcctcaccgccgcggccagCTCGTGCTCTGGATGGGCTCGCTCATTACGTTCGGCATCATGATCTCGTACTGGATCAACCTCGGATGCTACTTTATCGACAACGATGCGGCCTGGCGCTTCCCCATGGCTTTCCAGATCGTCTTTGCCATCATCATGATCGGCTGCATCTACGGTTTCAGGCTGCCCGactcgccgcgctggcTCGTCTCCAAGGGCCGgtacgccgaggccgtcgccgtcctcgctgccCTGGACAACACCACCGTCGACGACCCCGAGATCCGCCGCACCTTCCACGGTATCGTCGACTCGGCCCAGCAGGAGTCCAAGGAGAAGTTCAGCGTCCGCGAGCTCATGTCCCACGGCAAGACCCAGCATTTCCGCCGCACCCTCCTCGGTTTCCTCGCTCAGATGTTCCAGCAGATCTCTGGCATCAACCTCATCACCTACTACCTCACCACCGTGCTTGGCGGCATGGGCCTGGGCCCTGTCATGTCGCGCACCATCGCCGGCGTCAACGGAACGGTCTACTTCCTCACTTCGATCGCTGCTCTGTTCATGGTTGAGCGTTTCGGCCGTCGGCCCCTCATGGTCTGGACCGCTCTCCTCCAGGCGGCGACGTTTGCTATCCTCGCGGGCCTATACAAGGAGGTCAGCGACGGTAACAAGGCCGCCCAGGGCGTCTCGGTACTCAtgctcttcctcttcaacACCTGGTTCTCGATTGGCTGGCTCGGCATGACCTGGCTCTACCCTGCCGAAGTCACTCCTCTCCGCATCCGTGCTCCCGCCAACGCTGTCTCTACCGCGAGCAACTGGCTCTTCA ACTTCATGGTTGTGATGGCTACCGGGCCCATGTTCGCCAAGATCGGGTGGGGCACGtacgccttcttcgccgcGATGAACGGCATCATCATCTTCCCCGTCGTCTACCTCTACTTCCCTGAGACCAAGAAGTACTctctcgaggagctcgacatCATCTTTGCCAAGGCTCACAACGAGCGCCGCAACCCTGTCACTGTCAGtctcgagggcgacatTCCCCCGGCTGGTTCGCGGGAGGCAGAGCAGATCCTCGGCCGCACTATCCGCGccgagaagatggaggatggaggtttcggccgccgcctctcccGCGTCATCAGCGGTCCCGCCGAAGGGCGCAGGCTGTCGCGCGAGCACGTTTAA
- the MPP10 gene encoding uncharacterized protein (small nucleolar ribonucleoprotein protein), which produces MSQDTPAASIIPGLEAFATLLSSREHKLARGGDDKLAGRALDAVKDICDLGIATEANSHPHIHPFLASIVEQPTIQLRSSKPAAEEDKPAPQELLPYTPLSELTVAGMEPEQVWAQLEIRAEGLCRIIKEVAQADADEDEGSVMGWEEEDDDDDGDDSTEEMTIEEWEKMMAEGGYEEGMSDEGSEKDSDEGSGEDDDEELGSDEDVEMGSGSDGELELGSDEEGSLEDEDDDGASDDQAEDEDDGYAPGPSKPRAQHPTLDDKFFSIDDFNRQTEEMEAGRVTSGALGGDEDEDADLDDIGTMFLEEGEEDDAPLMYSDFFAPPPRPTSQAEMGKDKGQAKDNGKKKSKRKVAFAEDEDEDEDEAAEAEEDPSRGVMDRLKADLFDDSEDEGDSKQVMSTHERRQRELAEQIAQLEAEAIGPKDWTLLGEASSRARPENSLLEEDLDFEHVAKSVPNVTEESVASLEELIRKRILDNNFDSVERVRAYDPTPFLPSRFFELDDKQSAKSLAQIYEDDYTTAASGGKAVDARDAKLKAQHDEIDTLWGDICYKLDALSSLNFVPKAPKAQIRTVENIATTSMESALPSTQAAGSMLAPQEMFAGPSAGELTAREEQTPEEAKAARAKARREKKSQRAKLAGTEALYSKKKSVREQKDEALKSLVKSGKGVTVLGKGGKEDAKRKQRAEAGPDAKRLKL; this is translated from the exons ATGTCGCAGGACACACCAGCCGCGTCCATTATCCCGGGGCTGGAGGCTTTCGccaccctcctctcctcgcggGAGCACAAGCTCGCGCGAGGTGGGGACGACAAGCTTGCCGGCCGCGCACTCGATGCCGTCAAGGACATCTGCGATCTCG gcaTTGCGACTGAGGCCAACTCGCACCCGCACATCCACCCATTCCTCGCCTCGATTGTCGAGCAGCCGACGATTCAGCTGCGCTCGTCCAAGcctgccgccgaggaggataAGCCCGCGCCTCAGGAGCTGTTGCCCTACACCCCGCTGTCCGAGCTCACCGTCGCCGGAATGGAACCCGAGCAGGTGTGGGCTCAGCTTGAAATACGCGCGGAGGGGCTGTGTCGCAtcatcaaggaggtcgCACAGGCCGATGCcgatgaggatgaaggCAGCGTGATGGgatgggaagaggaggacgatgacgatgacggtGACGACAGCACCGAGGAGATGACCATCGAGGAATGGGAGAAGATGATGGCAGAAGGAGGGTATGAGGAGGGAATGTCTGATGAGGGGAGTGAGAAGGATAGCGACGAGGGaagcggcgaggatgatgatgaagagTTGgggagcgacgaggacgtcgagatgGGCTCTGGCTCGGACGGGGAACTAGAGCTCggctcggacgaggagggttCGTtggaagacgaggacgacgatggAGCCTCCGATGACCAggctgaggacgaggacgacgggtATGCCCCCGGACCGTCCAAACCGCGCGCCCAACATCCGACGCTGGACGACAAGTTCTTCTCGATCGACGACTTCAACCGCCAGACggaagagatggaggcCGGACGTGTGACGTCTGGCGCGCTcggaggcgacgaggacgaagacgccgacctcgacgacattgGCACCAtgttcctcgaggagggcgaggaggacgacgcgccaCTCATGTACTCCGACTTCTtcgcgccaccgccgcggccaacCTCTCAGGCCGAGATGGGCAAGGATAAGGGCCAGGCGAAAGACAACGGaaagaagaagagcaagCGGAAGGTCGCGttcgccgaggacgaggacgaggacgaggacgaggcagcagaggccgaggaggacccgTCGCGCGGGGTCATGGACCGCCTCAAGGCAGATCTGTtcgacgacagcgaggacgagggcgactcGAAGCAGG TCATGTCCACACATGAGCGGCGACAGCGCGAGCTGGCTGAGCAGAttgcccagctcgaggcggaggccATTGGGCCAAAGGACTGGACATTGCTGGGAGAGGCCTCGTCACGTGCGCGCCCCGAAAACTCgctgctggaggaggacctgGACTTTGAGCATGTTGCCAAGAGCGTACCGAACGTCACGGAGGAGAGCGTGGCGAGTCTCGAGGAGCTTATCAGGAAGCGCATCCTGGACAACAACTTTGACAgtgtcgagcgcgtgcgTGCGTACGACCCGACGCCTTTCCTGCCCAGCCGCTTCTTTGAGCTGGATGACAAGCAGAGTGCCAAGTCGCTTGCGCAAATCTACGAGGACGACTACACGACCGCCGCAAGCGGTGGCAAAGCCGttgacgcgcgcgacgccaagctcaaggcgcagcacgacgagatcgacacGCTGTGGGGCGACATCTGCtacaagctcgacgcgctcagcTCGCTCAACTTTGTGCCCAAGGCACCCAAGGCGCAAATCCGCACTGTCGAGAACATTGCCACGACGAGCATGGAGAGCGCGCTTCCCTCCACACAGGCGGCTGGGAGCATGCTCGCACCACAGGAGATGTTTGCCGGGCCAAGTGCTGGCGAACTCACTGCCCGCGAGGAGCAGACccccgaggaggccaaggctgcaCGTGCCAAGGCACGGCGCGAGAAGAAGTCGCAGCgtgccaagctcgccggTACGGAGGCGCTGTActcgaagaagaagagtgTGCGCGAGcagaaggacgaggccCTCAAGAGCCTTGTCAAATCTGGCAAGGGAGTTACGGTgctcggcaagggcggcaaggaggacgccaagcgcaagcagcgcgccgaggctggGCCGGACGCCAAACGCCTCAAGCTGTAA
- a CDS encoding uncharacterized protein (SHNi-TPR), whose product MSPGVPANATGIGTPIHEDRQAQVTKLLAEGKKALALKQWEEAIEKQASALQIQDEAGVDQLDPSKAPLLFNYGRALFELALSQQGVMGKEEVAKGTDPSEGDKDKSGKFVFEGDGDDEEEEGEGEGEGEDEGEEQEGAEGGEGGEGGEREDDLPEDDFNAAWEVLDVARTIYEREIAKKSEENARDDKMSLAECFLLLGDISCETEKFDQAVQDYKAALDIKTALLPPSSRALASAHYQLSSALELTPGGRPAALEHVQAALDGFKARADELRRAIGGKNAADDVTRLNEREREAELKDVTELIGDLEVKIDELKVAPPREDLVSGTINHLLGGVGGEVKQDAGPVNDLTSMVRKKKRPAPEKSEDKSDKKAKVLEK is encoded by the exons ATGT CTCCTGGGGTACCGGCGAACGCGACGGGCATCGGCACGCCTATCCATGAGGACAGGCAGGCGCAGGTTACCAAGCTCCTTGCCGAAGGCAAAAAGGCTCTCGCGCTGAAGCAGTGGGAGGAGGCTATCGAGAAGCAGGCGTCGGCCCTGCAAATCCA GGATGAAGCCGGCGTGGACCAGCTCGACCCGTCTAAGGCCCCGCTGCTGTTCAACTACGGCCGCGCTCTGTTCGAACTCGCACTGTCCCAGCAGGGTGTGatgggcaaggaggaggtcgcgaAGGGGACCGACCCATCAGAGGGAGACAAGGACAAGTCGGGCAAGTTCGTGTTCGaaggcgacggcgatgacgaggaagaagaaggcgagggcgagggtgagggtgaggatgagggcgaggagcaaGAGGGTGCTgaaggtggggagggtggggaaggtggggaaCGGGAAGACGACCtgcccgaggacgacttcAACGCCGCGTGGGAGGTGCTCGACGTTGCACGGACGATCTACGAACGCGAGATTGCCAagaagagcgaggagaacgcgcgcgacgacaagATGAGCTTGGCAGAGTGTTTCCTGCTCTTAGGCGACATTAGCTGTGAGACAG AAAAGTTCGACCAGGCAGTGCAGGATTACAAGGCTGCGTTGGATATCAAGACGGCTCTCCTTCCGCCGTCATCACGCGCCCTCGCGTCTGCGCACTACCAGCTGTCGTCGGCTCTGGAGTTGACTCCCGGGGGACGTCCGGCGGCACTGGAGCACGTGCAGGCTGCGCTGGACGGGTtcaaggcgcgcgcggaCGAGTTGCGCCGTGCGATTGGGGGCAAGAAcgctgccgacgacgtcacGCGCCTTAacgagcgtgagcgcgaggccgagctcaaggacgtcaCCGAGCTTatcggcgacctcgaggtcaagattgacgagctcaaggtcgcACCACCACGCGAGGACCTCGTGAGCGGTACGATTaaccacctcctcggcggtgTTGGTGGCGAGGTGAAGCAGGACGCAGGCCCCGTCAACGACCTTACGTCAATGGTgcggaagaagaagcgcccCGCTCCGGAGAAGTCCGAGGACAAGAGCgacaagaaggccaaggtctTGGAGAAGTAG